Proteins encoded within one genomic window of Bacillus sp. F19:
- a CDS encoding (2Fe-2S) ferredoxin domain-containing protein: MTTWNLRETKHHVLICNGSSCMRKGGEEVTQAIREEVANMNLDAAIHTTRTRCNGRCKDACVVIVYPEGTWYKAITPELGSEIVQKHLAGEEILEEAVIYKYDQQGFAAPEKTECVIGISKPIK; the protein is encoded by the coding sequence ATGACAACTTGGAATTTGAGGGAAACGAAACATCATGTATTGATTTGCAATGGCAGCAGCTGTATGAGGAAAGGAGGCGAGGAGGTAACGCAGGCGATTAGGGAGGAAGTCGCAAATATGAACCTTGATGCCGCCATACATACGACAAGAACACGCTGTAACGGAAGATGCAAGGATGCTTGTGTTGTCATTGTGTATCCTGAAGGAACATGGTACAAGGCGATTACTCCGGAACTAGGCAGTGAAATCGTACAGAAACATTTGGCAGGGGAAGAAATATTAGAAGAAGCCGTTATTTACAAATATGATCAACAAGGTTTTGCTGCTCCTGAAAAAACAGAGTGTGTAATCGGAATATCTAAACCAATAAAATAA
- a CDS encoding energy-coupling factor ABC transporter permease: protein MLLCLSSYFWLNSYEEAYAMHIMEGFLPFGWAIFWWAATLPFILVGLRSIRKKLKENPEMKTMLGLSGAFAFVLSALKIPSVTGSCSHPTGAGLGAILFGPTAMSVLGTIVLLFQSLLLAHGGLTTLGANAFSMAVAGPLLAYAIFKISRKMKLSFAVSVFLAAMLGDLGTYLVTSVQLALAFPAEAGGFAASFSKFAAIFAFTQIPLAISEGLLTVIVMNLLQKYNMPELNQLPAVKGVK, encoded by the coding sequence ATGCTTCTGTGTTTATCAAGCTATTTTTGGCTGAATTCGTACGAAGAAGCTTATGCTATGCATATCATGGAAGGTTTTTTGCCTTTTGGCTGGGCGATATTTTGGTGGGCTGCAACGCTTCCCTTCATACTTGTCGGCTTGCGTTCTATACGGAAGAAGCTTAAAGAAAACCCTGAAATGAAAACAATGCTTGGCTTGTCTGGCGCTTTTGCGTTTGTATTATCTGCCTTAAAGATTCCCTCGGTAACAGGCAGCTGCTCTCACCCAACTGGAGCAGGTTTAGGAGCCATATTGTTTGGACCTACAGCAATGAGTGTTTTGGGTACGATCGTTCTATTATTTCAATCATTGTTATTAGCGCACGGCGGTTTGACAACATTAGGTGCAAATGCTTTTTCAATGGCAGTCGCAGGTCCATTGTTAGCATATGCAATCTTTAAGATCAGCCGAAAAATGAAATTATCGTTTGCAGTTTCTGTTTTTTTGGCAGCTATGCTAGGAGATTTAGGTACATACTTAGTTACTTCAGTTCAATTAGCGCTAGCATTTCCAGCTGAAGCCGGCGGATTTGCAGCATCTTTTTCAAAATTTGCAGCCATCTTTGCCTTTACTCAAATTCCGTTAGCAATTAGTGAAGGATTATTAACGGTTATTGTTATGAATTTACTTCAAAAATATAATATGCCTGAATTAAATCAACTGCCTGCTGTTAAGGGGGTTAAGTAA
- a CDS encoding energy-coupling factor ABC transporter substrate-binding protein → MKNFILFLFVIVLAIIPLFLQKDAEFGGADGQAEEVIEEIAPAYEPWFSSIWEPPSGEIESLLFSLQAAAGAIVIGYVIGFGRARKKYSSK, encoded by the coding sequence ATGAAAAATTTCATTTTGTTTTTATTCGTTATTGTGTTGGCAATTATCCCTTTATTTCTTCAAAAAGATGCTGAATTTGGCGGCGCTGACGGTCAAGCAGAAGAGGTTATTGAGGAAATTGCGCCCGCTTATGAGCCTTGGTTCAGTTCCATTTGGGAGCCGCCAAGCGGCGAAATCGAAAGTTTACTATTTTCATTACAGGCTGCGGCTGGAGCGATTGTCATTGGTTATGTAATCGGATTTGGTCGTGCCAGGAAAAAATATTCCTCTAAATAA